One genomic window of Daphnia pulex isolate KAP4 chromosome 10, ASM2113471v1 includes the following:
- the LOC124204473 gene encoding protein ILRUN-like, protein MEVDDLEQNLLQQFSCMGTTDHEVLISQLRKLVGDDVNEATASFFLDMNNWNLQAAICSYFEFQSTHKLPNMTLVQDVTIGEGESVPPQTSFVKTWKVANNGDDRWPDGSYLAFTGGVNLALQTAVPVAPLNPGEVTDISVDMNSPSLPGMYESKWRMATPNGSYFGDTIWVILSVAEGGTLALTQQLTHFNALGSVIPIGAPFNPFAAQNVGRPQHLHQDDAQMGS, encoded by the exons ATGGAGGTTGATGATCTTGAACAGAATTTGCTTCAACAGTTTAGCTGTATGGGCACGACAGATCACGAAGTTTTAATTTCTCAACTAAGAAAGTTGGTGGGTGACGATGTAAACGAGGCAACGGCATCCTTCTTTCTCGATATGAATAATTG GAACCTCCAGGCTGCTATATGttcttattttgaatttcaatccACCCACAAACTTCCCAATATGACATTGGTCCAAGATGTCACGATTGGTGAAGGGGAAAGCGTGCCACCTCAGACCAG cTTTGTCAAAACCTGGAAAGTTGCTAATAATGGAGATGACAGGTGGCCTGATGGCAGTTACTTGGCTTTCACTGGAGGTGTCAACTTGGCCTTGCAAACGGCTGTTCCTGTTGCACCGTTAAATCCTGGCGAGGTTACAGATATAAGTGTGGATATGAATAGCCCCTCTCTCCCTGGAATGTATGAGAGCAAATGGAGAATGGCTACTCCTAATGGTTCTTATTTTGGAG aCACAATATGGGTGATCTTGAGTGTTGCAGAAGGAGGAACATTGGCTTTAACTCAGCAACTTACTCATTTCAATGCTCTTGGTTCAGTAATACCTATTGGTGCACCTTTTAACCCATTTGCTGCACAGAATGTTGGTCGGCCACAGCATTTACATCAG GATGACGCACAGATGGGATCTTAG
- the LOC124204479 gene encoding contactin-associated protein-like 2: protein MYRTCSEARAADPSLTMGMHWIDPDGQGVGDDPIFVYCDMATGKTAVLHDSEDAIDVGYCTDPGCYSREIVYTATMRQMTTLAELSKECHQSIKYECYDAPLERMESFTVGGMTEMEIHNISGPETTQAFTPVSAESIENASILMLNAIVMQLLHIS from the exons ATGTACAGAACGTGCAGCGAAGCTCGTGCAGCCGATCCGTCCCTGACGATGGGAATGCATTGGATCGATCCTGACGGTCAGGGAGTTGGGGACGACCCCATTTTCGTTTACTGCGACATGGCCACAG GAAAAACAGCCGTCCTACACGACAGTGAAGATGCGATAGACGTAGGATATTGCACTGATCCAGGATGTTATTCCAGAGAAATTGTCTACACCGCAACTATGAGGCAAATGACAACGCTAGCTGAACTCTCAAAAGAATGCCACCAGTCAATCAAA TACGAATGTTATGACGCCCCACTTGAAAGGATGGAGTCATTTACAGTTGGTGGAATGACAGAGATGGAAATCCACAATATTTCTGGGCCGGAAACGACTCAAGCGTTCACACCTGTCAGTGCGGAATCGATAGAAAATGCGTCAATTCTAATGTTAAATGCAATTGTGATGCAGCTGCTCCATATTTCTTAA
- the LOC124204476 gene encoding serine/threonine-protein kinase/endoribonuclease IRE2-like produces the protein MKIQLDLKDRIGKGAFGSVFSGTFEDRQVAVKRVELLDANGNEEDTLKQLDHPHIAKLFHVEFNDEFKYFALELCVASLDQIFLDSENPKKYKGPKLPHHSTVCSQLASGLDYIHLKKLIHRDIKPANVLIHVDPTTGQVTMKWADFGLSRTVNERGTFTINSGIKGTKNWYAPELLKLSSQFQSSKQPRGTVKSDVFAQGLVFAYLLLDGQHLYGNDYEISANIMADNPVNINKIDQSHYALELFTKMLVHDHEGRISSGDVATQLNIIKQKLAEKEWELRQLCKERHVNLNKIKSLIQFGIDVNGKDEDGNNALHLLCTNHSSERLIEAIAPLIKSKIDVKGENNYGSNALHLLCLNNSSKGLIEAMNLLIQQGIDVNRKDNYGRNALHYLCYSNSSDKLVDAIEFLVQRGIDVHGIDKDGWNALHLLCRFNSSKRFIEAIKLLIQLGIDVKSNGNIDARILLRINSTFNQSEKTDDIVQLLDKAAS, from the exons ATGAAAATCCAACTCGATCTTAAAGATCGAATAGGGAAAGGAGCATTTGGCTCGGTGTTTTCAGGAACCTTTGAAGACCGTCAAGTGGCAGTCAAAAGAGTTGAACTTTTAGACGCTAACGGAAACGAGGAAGACACTCTGAAACAGTTGGATCATCCTCACATCGCCAAACTCTTTCACGTCGAGTTCAACGACGAATTCAA GTACTTTGCTCTGGAACTCTGCGTCGCATCGTTAGATCAGATATTTCTGGATTCggaaaatcccaaaaaatacaaaggGCCTAAACTGCCACACCATTCGACTGTTTGCTCTCAGTTGGCTTCGGGACTCGATTACAtccatttaaagaaattaattcatCGAGATATCAAGCCGGCTAATGTACTCATTCACGTCGATCCTACTACTGGCCAGGTAACAATGAAATGGGCCGATTTCGGTCTGTCCAGAACCGTGAATGAGCGAGGGACATTCACGATCAATAGCGGAATCAAAGGAACCAAAAACTGGTATGCCCCAGAGTTGCTGAAACTAAGCAGTCAATTTCAGTCATCCAAACAGCCCCGAGGTACCGTCAAGAGCGACGTCTTTGCACAAGGTCTCGTCTTTGCATATCTTCTTTTGGATGGGCAGCACCTTTATGGTAACGACTACGAAATTTCTGCTAACATTATGGCTGACAACCCAGTCAACATCAACa aaattgACCAATCTCATTACGCATTGGAATTATTCACAAAAATGTTGGTGCATGATCACGAAGGTAGAATTTCATCAGGCGATGTCGCTACTCAATTAAATATCATCAAGCAAAAA CTTGCCGAAAAAGAATGGGAGTTGCGTCAACTTTGCAAAGAAAGACACgtgaatttaaacaaaatcaaatcgttAATCCAATTCGGGATCGACGTCAATGGCAAAGACGAAGACGGCAACAACGCACTCCATTTACTGTGCACTAATCATTCAAGCGAAAGATTAATCGAGGCAATCGCACCACTGATCAAATCCAAGATTGATGTCAAGGGGGAAAACAACTACGGAAGCAACGCATTGCATTTATTGTGTCTTAATAATTCAAGCAAAGGATTAATCGAGGCAATGAATTTACTCATCCAACAGGGAATCGATGTCAACAGGAAAGACAACTACGGGAGAAACGCACTGCATTACTTGTGTTATTCCAATTCAAGCGACAAATTAGTTGACGCAATCGAATTTTTAGTTCAACGCGGGATCGACGTGCATGGGATCGATAAAGACGGATGGAACGCACTCCATTTATTGTGTCGATTTAATTCAAGCAAAAGATTTATCGaagcaatcaaattattaatccaaCTCGGAATTGACGTCAAATCCAACGGCAACATCGATGCCCGAATTCTGTTACGAATCAACTCCACTTTTAATCAAAGTGAAAAAACTGATGATATCGTACAACTCCTCGACAAAGCCGCTAGCTAG